In Gossypium arboreum isolate Shixiya-1 chromosome 6, ASM2569848v2, whole genome shotgun sequence, the following are encoded in one genomic region:
- the LOC108465518 gene encoding cytochrome c oxidase subunit 5b-2, mitochondrial-like — MWRRLVTSHFKTLATVPCLSTSKTPSLSPLSFKSHVSPLPSAYFLTRRFSTGSAGTAVKKRVEDVMPIATGHEREELQAELEGKKILEDVNNPVGPFGTKESPAVVKSYYNKRIVGCPGGEGEDEHDVVWFWLEKGKPHECPVCSQYFVLEVVGPGGPPDGHGDNYHY; from the exons ATGTGGAGAAGGCTAGTGACTTCACACttcaaaaccctagccaccgTTCCATGCCTATCCACTTCTAAGACGCCATCGCTGTCGCCGCTCAGTTTCAAGTCTCACGTTTCTCCATTACCTTCCGCTTATTTCCTTACTCGCCGCTTCTCTACTGGTTCAG CGGGTACTGCTGTGAAGAAGAGGGTTGAGGATGTAATGCCTATCGCCACTGGTCATGAGCGCGAGGAGCTTCAGGCTGAGCTTGAG GGAAAGAAAATCCTTGAAGATGTAAACAATCCAGTCGGTCCTTTTGGCACAAAG GAATCTCCTGCTGTCGTTAAGTCCTACTACAATAAGAGAATAGTTGGATGCCCAGGAGGTGAAGGTG AGGATGAACACGATGTTGTCTGGTTTTGGCTGGAAAAAGGCAAACCACATGAGTGCCCAGTTTGTTCACAGTATTTTGTG TTGGAAGTTGTGGGCCCTGGAGGTCCTCCAGATGGACATGGTGACAATTATCATTATTAA